A window of Psychroflexus sp. ALD_RP9 contains these coding sequences:
- a CDS encoding DUF4293 domain-containing protein, which translates to MIQRRQSLYLLVVVLLNAVVFNTIDINQFNMSHVLGDQSILIIRSLFSISALLALITIFLFKNRKLQFVLGRVNIILNFVLVGVFVYGLLNLPGEKQFSEKGIEMLLPIISIVFLVMANKAIKKDEDLVKSVDRFR; encoded by the coding sequence ATGATACAGCGTAGACAGTCTTTATATTTATTGGTAGTTGTTTTACTCAACGCGGTTGTATTTAATACAATAGACATTAATCAATTCAATATGTCGCATGTTTTAGGTGACCAATCAATCTTAATTATAAGGTCATTGTTCTCTATAAGCGCATTACTTGCTTTAATTACTATATTTTTGTTTAAAAACAGAAAGTTACAATTCGTTTTAGGACGTGTAAATATCATATTAAACTTTGTTTTAGTAGGTGTTTTCGTTTACGGTCTGCTAAATTTACCTGGAGAAAAACAATTTTCAGAGAAAGGTATTGAGATGCTTCTACCTATTATTTCTATCGTTTTTTTAGTGATGGCTAATAAAGCCATCAAAAAGGATGAAGATCTCGTAAAATCTGTTGACCGATTTCGTTAA